Proteins encoded by one window of Fusarium graminearum PH-1 chromosome 1, whole genome shotgun sequence:
- a CDS encoding 30S ribosomal protein S10, which yields MMRQSIRPLRAFSSEVSWIARRTQASLAKPGDLVPNKPEPSKNEQEPRFPRSIQALHLKPLKREAEHGIPSCDLQLRSFSVQPLEFFSDFALRAAYYLGLPAYGPVPLPRITERWTVPRDNFIFKKSQENFERKTLRRLIQIRDGNPETVQLWLAYLRKHQFYGVGMKANMWEFSELGEGKKMDALPEAEKGEIDAKWSHIGQTKTIGTMEKVEQILNQRRFREAAGLRVPPTTEA from the exons ATGATGCGTCAAAGTATTAGACCCTTGCGGGCTTTCTCA TCCGAAGTGTCATGGATCGCCCGTCGAACACAGGCCTCATT GGCTAAGCCAGGAGATCTTGTACCGAACAAGCCAGAGCCTAGCAAGAACGAACAAGAACCCCGGTTTCCTCGATCCATTCAGGCCCTGCACCTGAAGCCTCTAAAGCGAGAGGCCGAACACGGCATCCCCTCATGCGACCTCCAGCTCCGATCCTTCAGCGTCCAACCTCTCGAATTCTTCTCCGATTTTGCTCTAAGAGCGGCTTACTACCTGGGACTCCCCGCCTACGGACCCGTTCCTCTCCCACGTATCACTGAGCGCTGGACCGTCCCACGAgacaacttcatcttcaagaagtCGCAGGAGAATTTCGAGCGAAAGACACTACGTCGACTTATTCAGATCCGCGATGGAAACCCCGAGACGGTGCAGCTGTGGCTCGCGTACCTCCGCAAGCACCAATTCTACGGCGTGGGAATGAAGGCCAACATGTGGGAGTTTAGCGAGCTGGGCGAGGGTaagaagatggatgctctaccagaggcagagaagggCGAGATCGACGCCAAGTGGTCACATATCGGACAGACCAAGACCATTGGAACGATGGAGAAGGTTGAGCAAATTCTTAACCAGCGACGGTTCCGGGAGGCTGCTGGTCTGAGGGTCCCCCCCACAACGGAGGCGtaa